The sequence CGAGCTCCTGCACCACTTCCTTGAGGCCGTGGCGGGGGCTGTAGGTGCGGCCCAGCCGGCTGGCCACCTTGGTGCAAAAGATCGGATCGACGGCAATTGCCAAGTTTTCAGCCAGGGCAGCCACGTCAAAGCGGGCGAAGTGGAAAACTTTTTCAATCGCCGGGTTTTCCATCAAGACCTGAAGCCGGGGTGCCGAGCTCTGGCCGCGGTGGAGGCGGATGCAGCAAACGTTGTCGTGGTCGTCGCAGATCTGTACCAGGCAGAGCCGGTCGCGGCCATGAATCAGACCCATCGCCTCGGTGTCCACCGCCAGCGCCCTAGCCCCGGCGTAGAGGGCCGCCCACTCGGCATCAAGATCACCGTCAAACACGGCGAAGCGGGCGGGAGCCGGCAGGTTGCTGGGGGCAGACGAAGCGGTCACACGGAAAGGGCGAATGCCTTGCCATGCTGACAAGCCATGCCCCCAAGGGGCAGCTTCACAATGGGATGGATGGCCAACCTCAGCTCCACCCTGCTGCTCACCCTGCTACTAGCCGTAGGCCTGGTTTTTTTCTTGCGCGCCGCCAGCAAAGACCGCACCACCACAGTCGAGGTGCGCTCGTCGCGGCCGCCTCTGGAGGTGTTGAGCCAGCTGAGCGAATGGCTGCTGCAACGCGGTTGGCGCGCCGAATCCACTGACCCCGAGCGCCGCCACCTCTGCTTCCGCGCCGAGGTGGCGGCCAGTCCCTGGTTGGCGGTGCTGCTCTCGGTGCTGGGAGCGGTGGGGGCCGCTTGCCTTGGGCTGGTGCTGCGCCAGCTGCTGCCCCAGCTGGGCTGGTGGCCCCTGCTGCTGGCCTTACTGGGGCCGGCGGCTGGGCTGATTTATCGCAATCGGGCGATGCGGGCCGAAACCCTGGAGCTGCGCCTGATCAGCCATGACAGTGCCACGGGCAGCGCCTTGCGGCTGCGGGCCCACCGCGATGAGCTAATTGCGCTCGAATTGGAGATGGGTCCCAAGCTGGGCCTATTCAGCGACGGCAAGCTGCTCAGCTCCCCCATCTGACCCTTGCCTGCCAGTAATGCAGCGATTCCGTCCCCTGGCTTTCGTCTTGACCGGAGTGCTTGCCATAGCTGGGGGCGCTGCAGCCCAAGCGCCGCCGCTGGCCAACTTTGATCCGCTCACAGGGCCGCGCAGCCGTCTGAGCAGAAACTGGCGAGGCCTGGCTGAGCTGCCCAGCAGCACCGAAATCCTGGTGCTAGCGGGTCATGCCGATTCCCAGGGGATTGGCGGGGCCGGAACGGGGGGAGAGGCCGTCGCTCTCGGCGGAGCCGCGCCGATGCAGCCGGGCATGCGCGACGAGCTCTATTGGAACTTGCTCACCGCCCAGGCGGTGGTGACCCTTGGCCAGCAGCGGGGTCTGGCCATCCGCTTCTACGACCCACCGCTGCGCAGCATTGCTGATGGCGACGATCCACGCACCAACTGGAGCGTGGGCAAAGCCCATGCCCAAGCCGGTGGATATGCCCTGGAAATCCACTACGACGCCTACGGTCCAGATGGTGTCGGTTCGGGCCTGATTCCACCCCTACATCGCCCCCCAACCCGCCTAGACGAAAGCCTGGCGCTGGCCTTTGGCCCCTATCCCCTGCTCTTCCGCGACGGCCTAGGCGCCCCCAGGCGGGGCATCGCCATTCTCGAGATCGGCAAACTTGAGGGCCAGCTAGAAGCATCGCTGCGAGATCCCCGCAGCCGCAATGGCGCTATCCAAGCGATCGCTGAGCGGGTGGTTACAGCTTTGCAACGGGGTCTGGAGCAGGGCTTGCAACCAGCCCCACCAATTCCTGGCCTGGCCGCCACCAAACCAGCGACCATCAACCCAGCACCTAATTCACCGCCTGATGGGGGGCGCAGCGGTCCGCAAGCGAGCCGTCCTCCAGCCAATCCTGGGGACGAGTGAACAGGTCTGTGAGCAGGGCCTCGCGACTGCCAGCCTCCGGCTGATAGCCGTATTCCCAGCGCACCAAGGGCGGCAGAGACATCAGGATCGACTCGGTACGTCCGTTGGTCTGCAAGCCGAAAATCGTGCCCCGGTCAAACACCAAATTGAACTCCACATAGCGGCCCCGCCTGTAGAGCTGAAACTGGCGCTCCCGCTCGCCATAGGGGGTGTGCTGTCGCTTCTCAGCGATCGGCAAGTAGCTGGGCAGGAAGGCGTTGCCGCAGGCACTGGCCAGGGCAAACAGCTGCTCCCAACTCTGCGGCACCGGGGCTAAACGGTCGCTCACAGCCGCGGCAGGCCCATTGGGATCCTGGCCCTTGTAAAGCACCCCGCGGGGATCCT comes from Cyanobium sp. Tous-M-B4 and encodes:
- a CDS encoding ribonuclease D, translating into MTASSAPSNLPAPARFAVFDGDLDAEWAALYAGARALAVDTEAMGLIHGRDRLCLVQICDDHDNVCCIRLHRGQSSAPRLQVLMENPAIEKVFHFARFDVAALAENLAIAVDPIFCTKVASRLGRTYSPRHGLKEVVQELVGIELDKQAQSSDWGRVEDLSEVQLAYAAGDVRYLLPARDRLETMLKREERWQLAERCFGCIPVLADLDRQRFHLLFEHSTGGNR
- a CDS encoding cofactor assembly of complex C subunit B, translated to MPPRGSFTMGWMANLSSTLLLTLLLAVGLVFFLRAASKDRTTTVEVRSSRPPLEVLSQLSEWLLQRGWRAESTDPERRHLCFRAEVAASPWLAVLLSVLGAVGAACLGLVLRQLLPQLGWWPLLLALLGPAAGLIYRNRAMRAETLELRLISHDSATGSALRLRAHRDELIALELEMGPKLGLFSDGKLLSSPI
- a CDS encoding dehydrogenase, translated to MQRFRPLAFVLTGVLAIAGGAAAQAPPLANFDPLTGPRSRLSRNWRGLAELPSSTEILVLAGHADSQGIGGAGTGGEAVALGGAAPMQPGMRDELYWNLLTAQAVVTLGQQRGLAIRFYDPPLRSIADGDDPRTNWSVGKAHAQAGGYALEIHYDAYGPDGVGSGLIPPLHRPPTRLDESLALAFGPYPLLFRDGLGAPRRGIAILEIGKLEGQLEASLRDPRSRNGAIQAIAERVVTALQRGLEQGLQPAPPIPGLAATKPATINPAPNSPPDGGRSGPQASRPPANPGDE